A single region of the Ascaphus truei isolate aAscTru1 chromosome 6, aAscTru1.hap1, whole genome shotgun sequence genome encodes:
- the MRPL20 gene encoding large ribosomal subunit protein bL20m, translated as MVFLSLSRWVRSRGPDRYWRVQDVLKHARHFRGRRNRCFSLAVRSVRRAFVSSTKARQAKKGFLRTLWISRIAGATREHGMKYPMLICNLVKCQVALNRKVISDLAIHEPKTFKSLAALAKRRREEGFVSALGDGKEPEGIFSRVVNYH; from the exons ATGGTTTTCCTCAGCTTGTCACGCTGGGTTCGGAGCCGAGGACCTGATCGCTACTGGAGGGTGCAGGATGTGCTGAAACATGCCCGG CATTTCCGTGGACGAAGGAACCGTTGCTTCAGTTTAGCTGTGCGGTCTGTTCGGCGAGCCTTCGTTTCTTCTACAAAGGCCAGGCAAGCTAAGAAGGGTTTTTTGAGAACG CTATGGATAAGCAGAATTGCAGGAGCAACTCGAGAACATGGCATGAAATATCCCATGCTGATATGTAATCTTGTGAAA TGTCAGGTGGCTCTAAACCGGAAGGTGATCTCCGATTTGGCCATCCATGAACCCAAGACCTTTAAGTCATTGGCTGCCCTAGcgaagaggaggagagaagaaggtTTTGTTTCAGCCCTTGGAGACGGAAAAGAGCCAGAAGGAATATTTTCACGAGTGGTGAATTATCACTAG